Genomic DNA from Candidatus Methanoperedens sp.:
TGAACCCGTCCTTCACATAAAGAATCTCACGAAGACCTATATGCAGGGCAAAATACCGGTTCATGCCCTGAATGATGTCAGTTTTGATGTAAACAAAGGAGAGTTACTGAGCATAGTTGGACCTTCTGGAAGCGGAAAATCAACGCTTCTTTCAATGATCGGACTGCTTGACAGGCCAACAGGTGGCAGCGTCTTTATAGATAATGTAGAGATAACAAAAGCAAAAGAGAGCGAAGCTCCAAAGATCCGTAGAGAAAAGATAGGATTTGTTTTCCAGCATTTCAATTTGCTTTCCACACTCAACGCAATGGAAAACGTGGATATTGCAATGAGATTTAGCGGAGTTCAAAAAAAAAAGCGAAAAGGACGGGCGCTCGAATTGCTCACCCAGGTAGGGCTTGGTGACAGGGTAACACATAAGCCGTCGGAATTATCCGGAGGACAGCAGCAGCGCGTTGCGATTGCAAGAGCGATGGCAAATGAACCCGCGATATTGCTGGCCGATGAACCTACAGGAGCGGTCGATACAAAGACAAGGGAGGTAATTGTTGAACTCCTGAAAGGGCTCAGTAAAAAAGGCCAGACTATCATTGTGGTGACACACGATATGGAGGTCGCGAAACAAACGAACCGAATAATCACTATGCGTGATGGGAAAATTGCGAGTGACGAATATCTAAAAGGGGCAACAGAAAATGAACAATATAAATTCAAATTGTCGGA
This window encodes:
- a CDS encoding ABC transporter ATP-binding protein: MNNNGNNGNNGNHAAKGEPVLHIKNLTKTYMQGKIPVHALNDVSFDVNKGELLSIVGPSGSGKSTLLSMIGLLDRPTGGSVFIDNVEITKAKESEAPKIRREKIGFVFQHFNLLSTLNAMENVDIAMRFSGVQKKKRKGRALELLTQVGLGDRVTHKPSELSGGQQQRVAIARAMANEPAILLADEPTGAVDTKTREVIVELLKGLSKKGQTIIVVTHDMEVAKQTNRIITMRDGKIASDEYLKGATENEQYKFKLSEQV